Genomic segment of Nilaparvata lugens isolate BPH chromosome 6, ASM1435652v1, whole genome shotgun sequence:
ttactcctaatcactaataatacttgatttgaattgatttactctttagataggtctaaccttctttccaattttatagttctattacattttattggctcatttagaaatatttggtggtttcaaattaccacgtgacaacatGTATGCAGGAATCACTTGCGAGATGTACAAACTCATTCTGAAACTGCTTGACATTCAATAAGGAACATTTCCAAGTCAGTTGAATTCGGAAAgagaaatagtttatttttttaattttatgtttgcagtgatagaagtgATAACTCTAACAAGCTTTTCTTCTAATAGAcgaattcatagaatgtgtacaACAGCAGTAtctgtgattgtactacttccCCGCCCGCTTCAAGCTGGTTTCAATAGGGTATAAGCTGTCGGGGAGCTTAGTTGTTGGGTACGATCACGACAATCAGACCCCTAATAGGCCTATccagcaggggatttactgtcggggagactagttgtcgtgagcgtgtgaggagcttagttgtcgccgACAACTAGGCTCCTTCCTTCtagtaggggatttactgttgacggcaatggtatattttgccaggggatttactgacgcctgTGATCAAAATAGCGAGGAAACTAGTTGTCGGGGAGGCAGGTTGGCGGCGACCCGTCTGGCGGCTTTGAAATACATAGGTGAAAGATTACTTAAGCAAAACAACTCATTCTCGGTAAAATAGCTTTATTGATAAATCCTTCGGTACCCTGACAAGGTTCTTCTGCAGACGGGGCACGTTATTGGTAATGGCACTTTGTGAAGTCATTCTCGTTCACCGAGTGACGATGTACACTCACGCACCTTCCGCACATAACAAAATGTCCACAAGGCTCTGTAATGTAGGAGCGCTTGTGGACTCCGCAGGTGATGCAGGCAGGCCAGGTCGTCTTCGCCTGCAACGGCATCATCTTCCTCGATAGGAATAGCAGCCAGGTATTCCACTTGCCGCTGGCTCAGATGTTCGGCTTGCTGCAAACATAGTAAATGGTGAAGCGAATGAAATTCAACTtgacataattgaaattgaaattcaaaaagtaaaataaatatcaatgaGCTGTTTCCCCTAATACCGTAGCTGATATTCTACGCAAGTTGAACCACAATATTTTGTACATTTTGCCTTTCTAATGCTTGATCTAGGTGATGAACGAAAGTCTCCACTCTACGTGAAGAAAATTAAGTCAACCAAAATCCTAAATGGATCCGAGAATACCAAAGTGTACCGGATGACTGCGCATGTGAAAAAGTTAACtcataaaaaaatgataaattaaaataatgagtGTGAAAATATGAATCAGatataacatatatatatatcagaTAATTATTCCAGTCATAACTAGTCTTGGAAATTTTACTTTAAAAACCCAACCTACTTAACTTTTCAATACTTGATAAGATCAGGTTGATCGGCACATTcagaagagaaaataaatatgtagatgagtAGATAACTCGTAGAAACAAAACGTAGAGCCTATTTGTTATATTTATGAtcctatatttataatatttagatGTTAAAGTACGATCATATGCTGATAGTGAATGTTTctgtgatttttctggcttcaaattttatcaagttttttaatatttttcaatttattaatgcattttcaagtgtaataataatttgtttcatctttctgatcaaccgagatacaaaatttttagtataatgtatatttggactgtaaatttttgtgatctttataaaagtgttttcataacctcatttgtactatttttatcaaaattagggagaggaacagttttgggtttatcctgttgattctctcccaatcattaatttgatgttgtgattaaggaatgtaataaaatgaaatgaaatgttagtgagtgtagcgaggTCTACGGTTCTCCGAACTACtagaacacaataataaatatatgcaTGCATAGGCTACCTGTTCGTTGTTACTAGGAAATAGCCCACTCACATCCATGGGCCATAGTTCTTGCAAGAACTCTAGGTCATTCCCTACTCCACCTCTTTCGACAATGGCTTGACCTTCTGGTTCTCTCATTTCTCTGCCTCTAACTGCTCCTCCTCTCCTTCCACCGCcccctcctcttcttccaccTCCCCTTCCTCTCCTGGGCTGGCGACAGATAAAAATTGCAAAATCAGCTTTTTATTAAAACAGTTCTTATATGTACatgtacaaaaatgaaatgcATTTCAACCCAGAAGATAACCACAACTATTTTACAAGGGGCGCCTGTTTTCACCATACTGGCCTTCCACGAAACATTCGGTCAGCCTGTGATACGAATATCTCCTACCTATGTCACGTTATCATGTCAAATGTTCCACTCCCAATAAGTCAGCTCGGGGCCTGCGgtatattcaaatttaaaagaataatatcAAACTGGTTGACGACTTTGGATGAGGATCAATGTGAACGTGTTCTGAAATCGATTTACCATCCATAGTTTCAAttgcattttattaatttttttttgttccctttttttaaaatttatatattattattacagttattatcaacaatatattttCCATATATCTATGgatgagagagtgtgtgtgtgtttgtgtgtgtgagagagatgaTTGGGGGGGGaggtgagagagtgtgtgtgtgtgtgtgtgtttgtgtgtgtgaaaGAGATGATTGGGGGGGgaggtgagagagagtgtgtgtgtgtgtgtatattgATTTGGGGGGGGGAGGGTGTAGGGATAGTTTCAGTTGAttcaacattaaacattaatttaataattagagtaataaaattaattttggaTTGGCAAAGTGCTGGACTCATTGACCCACAAACAGACTTTTTTAGTCTATGTGGGCAATTACTATTTCATTATCAGGGTATTGGTATGCTGCACATTCACCGCAATAATACATTTCCGTATAATAGTAATAGATCTATATGGATGTATGGAAAAAGTAagtgaggtttactgttcatagaactactagttatatcaTTGCCTTACTTGATTGTGAGGGTCAGCGGCTGCGGGCGCATTGTTGTTGATAACTGGTAACTCTGGTAACTGCAGCTGCTCAACAACCTGCAAACGTAAAAATGTGTGAAGAGTCAATGTTCAACATATTGAGGCTGATTCACACACCTAGCACTAGGCATGGACCACGGTACACCAAATGTGATTGGTCGCTATCATTCTCACATGTTTGACTGTATACCGTACTGCGATTGTGCTGTTGTCGTTCCCTTCTGCACTCACGTCATTCTATGCTCCGTTCAAATCAACTTcggacttgggatggacatgcgcagcagagaaggcatacagcagcagggatacaacggcggctatGTTGTCGTTGTgtaccggccagcgttctctaatttccagtgagtattgtaacatattaaaatctGATGGGCAAACAAAATCCCTATTTGGGAaaattttataggtctgaagtgaaatagctactgatcggcgacctaataaCGATCAAGTCGCATAACGtgaaaatctagccagacaccttggcaaaaatttattgtaaacaaatggtatgcaactggaggactttggaaagcacatggctaatcgttgtagagggagaaacaacttataTATACTAAAAAAATCTTTCATCTGTAATGAATATACTtaaaccaccaaataaaaataaattagaatattaaggaagtaggatgttcctaggcgcatgtatacagtagtgaatttgcatgaaccaatcaaattgcagtaatCGATGGACGGCAAtagagagccgattcaaatgtatttataaatatttctataaatgataagattttataaatttttattactcagtttatgtatcggatatggtccgagaaaatataaaatatcatacctaagatataggtaataatttagtaGATTGGCATGGACTATTAGATCTCTTTAAATGGCGTAGTAgggaattatttaaatttatgtaaatttgtaagtcggaaaCGAAAATTGTAGGAATAAGAGTAGaacctgcccacttgcctgccagacacCATTATGGAACGACactaaaatttgtagagcacaagaccctttattacattgtactttttttaaagacttaaagtttaaattcattaattaatttttcataagacttagtgatgctgcattaaagcgaaagtcatttaaacatttatttattcccttggagaagacaaCTTCGGCCACCAGAAATCCAGGACaaccaggaaattcggatcgccgccaacagcttataaaaattcagcacgtgagtgatataTCATCGAAATCTATAaagttagggcgccctcagtgtaATCTATAaagttagggcgccctcagtgcttcaagtgaaacaaatataaaagcTAGCTCATCGGAAAGGTTATaagtattaaaaattattataaaacttgcgcaagtctaaAGAAGGtattagaaatatattttattaaataagagTATGTCAATTTATATATCCAAAGGTACACAAATTaaaggaatattaaattttaatcttgtaATACAAACGCTCACTTAatcattgattctatttaataatttgtaatgatatactgtagctcttgttcactggataaattgatttatctacttccatcagaggccgaaccttatgccctaaacctagctccgcagtgcaggctggatgcttgtctgactcggactaggcgctgagacagcaagtaatagcagcgttggtgggaatgcgagcggccgcagtaacatcttccacccagcaatggtcggcgtagttccgcctagcaggcagacgaaagatcaatccagtcggttatttgatccctccagccaggctcagccaagcagccgagacaatagaacaatggagtgacggtcttattcgcgttcatcagcagttttctttctcacgactatttttatttgtgtgtgtcaataataactccagtcaccagtaaaaagttcccAGAAAcatggtgtactaccatattaatgacttttcatgatgatttttaattatttaaaaatattgttgacattctgagcctacAGGCTatacttggggtcgctgagaacgaatctgcaatcagaatttctctatcacgaaaaataacaaaaaaaacccagctgttgatcttccggcaactgTTAACAGTCATcatgcaatgcggccgaaacacttccaagccagacacccatctcaaatgacaacaacgccaagctgtgagaaaccatcctgcactgcggcgctaggttaagatatatatatatatatatatattatatatatatatatatatatatatatatatatatataccgggtgattacaaatgaaatagacaacttcaatagcctgtacaaaattagactggtgtatttcaacatagtaagtgatataggtttgtagggaatttcttaaagtctatgttggtagaactgttgctggctattgttggctgctccgtgttacaacagccagtttagtttagcaatatggccgctactcaagtggagaaagcttattgtgttcttgaattagccaaaacaaactctgttactgttgtgcagcgtcatttcagaacaaaatacggtaaaccaccaccaacaaggcaatcaatttatgactggtatgaacgttttgacagcagtggatgtgtgtgtaagaagaagagtactggaagaccttctgttacagaagaaaaaattgatagtgttcgtgatgtttttgtacgaagtccagaaaaatcgactagatcagcgagtttagaattgcaaattcctcatcctactgtgtggaaaattctgcggaaacgtttgaaaataacaccttataaattgcagttagtacaaagtttaaatgacaatgataaagttgtacgtaaaaatttttgtcaagagatgcaacattgtcttgaaaatgatgacacattgtttaatcgcctaattttcagtgatgaatgcacttttcacattagtggaaaagttaacagacataatgtacgagtatggggaacagaaaacccaagagagactgtacagcatatacgc
This window contains:
- the LOC111044591 gene encoding uncharacterized protein LOC111044591 isoform X1, yielding MVVEQLQLPELPVINNNAPAAADPHNQPRRGRGGGRRGGGGGRRGGAVRGREMREPEGQAIVERGGVGNDLEFLQELWPMDVSGLFPSNNEQQAEHLSQRQVEYLAAIPIEEDDAVAGEDDLACLHHLRSPQALLHYRALWTFCYVRKERKKFLVTQKKDFDNEPMSPDKLSVFYKRFLDEHWKIHLHYSYK
- the LOC111044591 gene encoding uncharacterized protein LOC111044591 isoform X2, encoding MVVEQLQLPELPVINNNAPAAADPHNQPRRGRGGGRRGGGGGRRGGAVRGREMREPEGQAIVERGGVGNDLEFLQELWPMDQAEHLSQRQVEYLAAIPIEEDDAVAGEDDLACLHHLRSPQALLHYRALWTFCYVRKERKKFLVTQKKDFDNEPMSPDKLSVFYKRFLDEHWKIHLHYSYK